The segment TAACATTTTGAATCCCAAATTACAACCTTCACCCACCCGGTTGTCTTAATGATCTAACGTTTTGAATCCCAAATTACAACCTTAACCCTCaatcttttcttctttttcataTTCTACCTTTTACTTTTATTTGAATTAATTTTAACCTTCACTTATAATAAACATTTTgcttatataatttaatttaattatacaCTTTGTAAATATCTACTAATACTTTTAAATATTACTAGCaccattttatttaatttatttcatttcataatcataaaAGAAATTGAATTCGTTATACTAGAATATATATTCGAGTAACAGAAGACTAACATCGTTAATAGACgattttttgggtcgttacacattgAACCTCATAATGCTGGTTTCTACAAACTCTGGGATAAgatcataaaagtatttaaatatCCATCATTTTACATGGTAATTTTTTGTGTGATcaattcaaaacttgttttctaGTTGtgatgttatatcatatatgtaGGAATGTGAGGAGACGGTGAGTAAGAGAATATCAGGTTTTAGAAATGGGTTTGATCTTCCACACAGATGCTTAGGTGGCTTCTCTCATCAACCTCCTCTCCCATCTTTCAGGCGGACCACACTTGCTGCTACATAAAACAGATCACGCCATGACCTGAACGTGTTGGAGGTAATAAATCTATTATGTTTTCTCTAACACCTACAAGGAGTTTTTTTTAGTAATAATGTATTTTAGAAATCGTTTTTTAAAAAATAGGACATTTTCAAATTGTCTTTCAAAAATAGGGTAAATTTTTATTGGCCCACCATAAGGTATTtgttaatattaatatttttcaaatttaACCCTTTAAAATTACAGTTTTAGTCATTCAACTTAtacaatatttttttgtttatacaTGTAATTTTTTGTATACTTAAAAGAAAACATTCTTTTATTAAATTTACAGTTCTTACCCTTTGAAATAATAATTTTGGTCCTTTAActtaaattgtattttttttatattttttactttttaatattttaattttacttttattATATCAACTATATAATTTTATTGATTAAAGAATATTTAATTAAAatctaaatattatttttaacaagttATATCATTACAATGAATTCATCAATACCTTCAAACGAATATTAATATCGAATATATTACAATGATACAACAAGACAAGTTCAactaaacaagaaattaaaagatAAAACTAACATAAAATTACAAAAGAAATACCAGACAAATTGAAGAGGAAATCACAAGACTGAGTAAACAAAACATAGTTCACATTGCGTTAAATCTTGGTTGAGAACTTGAGCAATTTCTTCGGTTATGAATAGGTTGATGGCATAGTCCACATCTACGAGTTTCATCACCATGACGAACGTCCATCTCGTTATGAATACGGTTTGAAAGCCTTCGACCTCGACTAACAGAAAGTTTTGAGTAATCTGCTTCGATCAGTGAATCAGACTCTAACCAATAATCAACATGAGAAAGTGGTGCAAATGCAGCATTGTATTGTTCTTTATACGTCGCAGTAGTGTGAATTGTATTGACAATGGAAAGAGGGTTATCCCCTCTATATCGACAAATCGCAAGAGCATGATACTTTGCATGTGCCACTTACCACGTGTGCACTGATGTTGAAAATAATTGACACTATGTGTATTCCCTCCATTTCCATTTAtctaaagcttagtgagctatAGACACCTTCATTGTAGTGAAACTCAGATATCATATGACTTTGTGCATGGGTCTCACATTTAGTGAAGATGCGCCACATACGTGATGGTCGAGGTGTATTACAATTCATTGCAGTAGAACTATGCTTTCGAAATAGCTGAACAGTTCTATTAAAGTAACTTCAATACACGCCCTACTTGGTAACTGTCTTGCTCCTCGTAACGCATTATTCGTACTCTCAAAGATATTTGTTGTTAATAAACCCCTTCGACAATTTTCATCATATAAAAGGCGCCACTGACTTTTCAgaatttcttttaaatttttcCATGCTTCAAGATTGATTTCTTTTATTTCTCTTATACACTTCACAAACTTTCTTTTTTGTGTGGTGCTTCCAATAGTCCAACAAAATGTTTTAAGTCTCACATTATTGTACCTTTTCATGAGATTACTTATAATGTGTCGAAGACAAAAGCGATGGTATGCTAATGGCTCTTTCCACTCCTCTAGATTTTTCATTGCATGAATTATTCCTTGATGCCTGTCCAAAATAACACAAAATTCTCTATCTTGAGCAACATATTGTCTAAAGTGATAGAAAAACCAATACCAACTTTGTGAAGTCTCTTCATGAACAATTGCAAAAGCGACTTGTAATATATAAATGTTGGCATCTTTGGTAACAACAATAAGCATTTTTCCTTTGTGTGAACCCTTCAAATGACAACCATAAACAGAAATAGCAGGTCGACATAGATGAAATGCATGAATAGCAAGTCAAAAAGTCCCAAAAAATATTTGAATGTTGCTACATTTGATGAGCCATTTGTATTATGAAACCACTTAACAATTGTAGTAGGATTGGAAGCCTGTAAAGCTGCAATGTACTTGGGCAACTCAACAAAGTTACTCTCCCAAGTTCCATAAATTTTCTCAATGGCTCTTCGTCTACCACGCCATGCCTTTCCATATGTAACATCAACATGCAAAACATTTTTAATATCTGCTTGTATCTGTTTCACTAGATAAGAAACATCTTTTTTAATTGAGTGCATTATGTATGAGGCAGTAGTTTCAGAATTCAGATTTCTGTTATTATTACTTGTACATGAACCAAAACAATTGTGTACACCCACCGAACGTGTAATCTTCCACATACGATGATTTTTCTTCTTAACGGCACGAACATACCATGCACAACGTGGTGTATACGAAGCAAAACTAGAACTTTCGCCTTCACTTCCTAAAGTCTTACACTTTACTACCCATAAGTTACTTTTACTTTCATACactttgtactctctgttttgaGATATCGACCAAAGTGTTACTGCCTTCTTTACTTCTGCTCTACTTTTAAATTGCATTCCTAACCTTATTTTGTTTTCCGATTCTTTCCAAACATCTATATGAATGGTATCTTGATAATTTTCAATGTCATCATCCCCTACATCTCCAAAATCATTCATAAAGTTCACAACTGGAGTTCCACACACATCATATGAATCATCCCCAACATTGCATAATGATTCACTTACACTATCTTCACTATCCTGTGAGTTGGGTTCATCAAACCCAAAGTCATCATCTGCCTCAAATTTATCATCATTAGGCaatgatttttaaataaaacatacaTACCTTATAATTAAGCGATGAAGGAATTTTGATTGTTGAAAATGCAAAGACGAATGAAAGATGTGGGAACTTACAATGAGAACATATTGGTGAAAGATTTTGAAGGAATTAGGAAATGAATCCACATAAAAAAACTGAATGTGACAATTCGTATGGTCATTTCTCTGGGTATTAAGGTGTATAGTAAATATAActtttgcttttgcttttgcATGCAACACatcatgtttttcttttgaaatgacAAATCAAACTTGATTTAATAAGATATTAtttaaaatttgtataaaatactattatatgctttataaaacaatatattaattctttttagttttcaaaaattaaaatatgtaATTCATATAGTAATTAAGgataagaaagaaaaacaaatGATAAATTATGTAATTCATATAGTAATGAAggataaaaaagaaaaacaaatgaTATATATAACGGATGATTAAATATATAGTTTATAAGTGTTAGAATTGAAAACTAATTATATATTTcatataaaaaaagtaaaaaagtaaatatatatataaaagtgaaaggtatgaaataaaaatatgatataagttgaaaattttgtAAAAGGGGCCTATTTTTTTGTGGGGCCATAAATAAATGCtctattttttacatttttttgagAGAGTTTCAAAAAGTCCTATTTTTAAAACATCAttcttatattattatatatatatatatatatatatatatatatatatatatatatatatatatatatatatatatatatatatatatatatatatccctacaCAAGCTACTGTAAGagttttttgtaaaaatgaattGAAAATAAGAACCTTTTGCAAAAATGGGTTGATTTATATTTCAATTGCAAAAATTGATTGTTTTTTTGTCCCcacataaaaatcaaggtatttatatataattttacatTTTGACCCCTTCAACTTTCATAATAACCCTACAacttatatgttatatatattttatatcttttttttataaaagaattattTTTTTAGCTTTTTTACAACAAATGTAAATTTGTATATATTAAAAACATATAACCGAAATATGTCTATTATGTTATTGCGATTTACATcattagaaaattttaataaaCACATTCTAATTGATACCAATATTGAATATATTATATGTTACGAAATTATGAAATTACAAGATAATTAAAGACACAACTACAAAAGAAATTAAACATGAACTAAAAactaaattaaacataaaattaCAAGAATAATAAAAGTTACATGGTTCACATCGCATTGAATCTAGGTTGAGAATTTGAACAATTTCTCCTGTTATGACCAGGTTGATGGCATAGTCCACATTTACGAGGTTCATCACGATGGCGAACATCCATCTCGTTACGAAATCAATTTGCACGCCTCTGACCTCGACCGACTGCACATTTTGAGTTATCTGCTTGAATACTCCAATCAGCCTCTAACCAATAATCAACATGAGGAAGTGGTGAAAACCCATCATTATATTGTTGCTTGTATGTCACAGTTGTGTAAACATGATTGATAATGGAAAAAGGGTTATCCCCTCTAAAACGACAAACTGCAAGAGCATGTGAACAAGGGAATCTTTCCATCTGCCATGCACTTACCACATGTGCATGTATGTTGATAATAACTGACAGTGTGGGTATTTCCTCCGTTTTCATTTATTCGTAACTTGGTGACAATTCTATAGACACCTTCATTATAGTTGAACTCAGTTAAAGTATGAATTTGTGCAGAAGTGTCACGTTTATGAAAGAGACGCCACATACGTGAAGGTAGAGGTGTATTGCAATTCATTGCAGCatcactatgttttctaaaaagTTGTACAGTTCTATTGAATGTAAGTTCAATACACGCCCTAATAGGTAGTTGTCTTGCTCCCCGTAGCGCATTATTCATACTCTCAGATATATTTGTCGTTAACGACCCCCATCGACGATTTTCATCATAAAAAAGACACCATTGACTTTTATCAATTTGGTCTAAATACTGCCAAGCTTCAAGATTGATTGCTTTGATTTGTTTCTTATACTTCACAAACTTTCTTTTTTCTATGGTGCTTCCAATATCCCAACAAAATGATTTAAGCCTCACGTTCTTGTACTTTTTCATGAGATTGCTTCTGATGTGTCGAAGACAAAATCGATGGTATCCCAATGGCTCTTTCCATTCCTCTAGATTTGCCATTGCATGAATTATTCCTTGATGTCGGTCTGAAATAACACACAATTGTCTGTCTTGAGCAACAAAATGTATGAACTGATACAAGAACCAACTCCAACTGTGTATAGTTTCCTCATCAACAATGGCATAAGAAACTGGTAATATATTATTGTTGGCATCTTTTGTAACAACAATAAGCATTTTACCCTTGTACGAACCTTTCAAATGACAAGCACCAATGGAAATAACAGGTCGACATAGATGAAATGCATTAATTGCAGGTCCAAAAGCCCAAAAAATATACTTAAATGTTGCCACATGTGATGAGCCATTTGGATAATGAAACCATTTCACAGCGGTATTAGGATTTGAAGTTTGCAAAGTTGCAATGTACTTGGGTAACTCTGCAAAGTTACTTTCCCAAGTTCCATAAATGTTCTCTATGACTTTTCTCCTACCATGCCATGCCTTCCAATAAGAAACATCAACATTTAGAATATTTTTAATATCTGCTTGTATATGTTTCACTAGATAAGCATTATCTTTTTCAATTGAGTGGATGATGTAGAACGCTATAGTTGCAGAGTTTAGACTTATGTTGTCATTGCATCTACAAGATCCAAAACAATTGTGTGCATCCACCCAACGTGTGATCTTCCACATATGATGGTTTTTCTTTTTCATTGCATGAACATACCATGCACACTGCGGTGTATATGGGTCAGTATTAGAACTTCCTTCTTCACCCTCCAAGAGTTTTACACTTTGCTATCCAAAAACTACTTTTACTTTCACAAACCTTAAACTCTCTATTTTGCTTGATCGACCAAAGTCTTACTGCCTTTTTTACCCGATCCTTATTTTCAAACAACATTCCTAACCTTAttttgttttcaaattcattcCAAAAATCTAAATAAATTTTTTCTTGGATATCTACTACGTCATCGTCGCCTTCGTCTCCAATATCGTTCATAAAGTTCATAATTGGACTTTTACTCACAATCGGAGTTTCATTCAGATTATCGTCAGACTCATCCCCAACATCACTTAATGATTCACTAACACTATCTTCACTAAATTGGGAGTTGGGTTCATCAAACCCAAAGTCATTATCTGCTCACATCTAGCACCATTAGGTAAAGGAAATTGTACCTCAGAGGGGTTGGTGACAAAATCAATAGGCTGAACTGACTGTGATACTCCATAATTGTTAAGAAGATCTACAAGACTAGTATTCGTAGGCCACATTTTCTGTAACTACAAAATAAACAATAAGATGAAATATATAAATTATCATATTTTACATAATGTTTCACGTTAGATATTTGAAATTTCGACAAGAGTATGTACCTTACAATTTAGTTGCGAAGGAGGATTCGTATATGAAGTTATAAACGTGACTGAAGAATTAAAGAAGAAAAGTTGGGATTTCAAATTTGTGAAAACTATAGTTTATGAAAATGATGAAGGAAACTAAAATGGTGaatttaatatatatacatcAGAAAATGAATTGAACGTAAACAAAgtgataattattttttttaactttacttACATATTTTCAGATGAAAATGACAATTCATATTTTTACTTTTGCATGTGGATAGTGACAATTAAAACACCTACTTTTGCATATGGATAGTGACAACTAAGACATCTACTTTACGATAAAGAATGACAATTTAATGGATTTTGTTTTTTTCTACAAATAATTTGACATagaaattgtatatatatatatatatatatatatatatatatatatatatatatatatatatatatatatatatatatatatatatatattagattaaAAAGAAATATTTGATATTTACATAAATTCTGATTATGTAATTTGAATAATAAACTTATGTATTATATGTAATAAAGATTAAAATATACACTTAAAAAATTAAAGATATAAAAAGTAAATAATAAATAAGTTATGAGGTTATTATGAGAATTGAAGGGGCCAAaatgtaaatttatatattaatacgCTTTGATTTTTATGTAGAGCCACAAAAAAAACCTATTTTTGCAAAAGAAATAAGAATCAACCCATTTTTGCAAAAAACTCCTATGTAATGGCTACAGAATGGATATTGCAAGATGATATATGTTGTGGTCTAGAGGAGGTAATTGAGGAAGAAGAAATTAGAGCACAGGTGCAACAGAATGTAACCTCTTCTTCTAGTGCGAAGACTCATCAGAAAAGAGGTCCTCATTCAGAATCATGCTTTTTTTGATTTGACATCATCACCTAAAAGTTATAAACGAAGTCGCCATGAATATGATGATCTTGAGAAAACTTGTATCGATTTAACTAGCAGTGCCTCTACAGGAGGATGTAATAATGATATCCATGAGCCATCCTCTAGTTGGGATTACAGGATGTGCACATTGCTGAATCCGGTAAGAACTATTTTAAATCCTTCTTGTTGAGTTTTTTCATTAATTTGTTATATATACAAGACATGtttgattatgatttatgatttatggAAGGTTTTGGCTCCGGTGTGTGAGTTATGTGGAACCCACAAACCAAAATATGTTGAAGACAACTATAAGACATGGTCATGCAAATTGTGTACACTGGAAAACAATGTGACGCTAGAGAAATATGGTGCATGTGACATTGGAGATATTCTTATTGCCAATCCATAGGAACCCCAACACCAAATTTGGGAACTTAAAACCAAGAAACGTACACAAATTTAGAATTGTTTATCTAATGTTTTGACAAGCAATGGACTCGAAGAATATGTTGTTTAACTAGTTCTCTTCAGAACATATAAAGAGAACAAACATCTATCTCTTGATGCTAATTTCATTTTGATGTTTCATATTTTATCTTTTGGGTTGTTGTTGATGGTTGACTGTTGTATTCTCATATGATTATTCTCGGGTCTCTCTTCATCCACCAATTTAAATCACGGCACAACCACAGCCACAACCACATGCACTCTCATTCATTAATTCGTCAGTGTAATGTATGCCTTCCCGATTCTTAATCTCATGACTCATGAGAATTAGATATGCATCTCCACTCCTTGAGCTTTGATTCTCTTCTAATCTTGTACTCGTATAGATATATTAGAGTCTCAACCACTCATTTCCACCAATGAAGTTTGTATCAAGAAATGGCATTGCTTCTACATGTGCCAATGACTTAGACCATGATACCCGATTCTTTCTGTCTGCACCTTTTCCTCTGCACTCGTATTCTCCAAACACAGCCGTCCTAGGAACACAAATAAATCCATCAACATTCAAATAAATTACTTTCTTTTCtgtatatatataacaatgaTAATTAATGAAACTATGGGAGGAATTAATGGATGGATACCTTTGTCTCCATGGGTGGTTCCAGTCGCTCCAACCAGAAGGGTCTATGATGTTGTCGATATCACAGTAGGAGTAGACTGCCCTTGAATAATTTCCCCAAGCTCTCCCCAAGTAGATTTTCCCTCCTCTGCTTCCAGTTATTGAACAATTCAGAAAAGAAAATCCAGTGTCCTCTTCTTCTGATTTCCTATGATGAGCTGCAATGGCTCCATATTTATCAGCAACTGAATGTAGATTACATTCCTGAATACATCAATCAAACCGAACCCAAATCCAAATCCATCATCAGTTAATGAATGAATGTGAGTttcatatattatatattatatattatatatatgtttaccTACCCTGTAGAGCGATCTAGATTCACCAAAGATGAAATCGATGGATCCTTGTATGTAACACTGGTAAAAGTAGTGAGATCCATTGGAGTCCAACAGAGTGTCTTGGGTCCCCAATATCCTTACTCTATAAAGCATCGCCTTGTCCCCTGCAAGCCTCAATGCCACTGCTTGCTGCTTATACCCTCCAGCTACTGCAACAACTGTATTCTGCATGCATTGCGTTCATTGTTGATCAATATATACTACTATGTAGATTAATCATCATGCATGTACGTTGTATAATACCTGAATAGTGATCCCCGAAGCACAAAAGTAATCAGACTGTACATCAACAGAAGCGGTTCTATATGTTCC is part of the Lactuca sativa cultivar Salinas chromosome 7, Lsat_Salinas_v11, whole genome shotgun sequence genome and harbors:
- the LOC111919054 gene encoding pectinesterase QRT1, with product MGFNGFGILVGFSFLIYGVNQVKSSYITWDDIKIEEYYHYKEIESLSFGDGNGSKVIVVDQNGKGHALTVQAAIDMVPFNNSIRVKIYILPGTYREKVIVPPSKPYISFIGDENKASETILSWNDKASDKHKDGSELGTYRTASVDVQSDYFCASGITIQNTVVAVAGGYKQQAVALRLAGDKAMLYRVRILGTQDTLLDSNGSHYFYQCYIQGSIDFIFGESRSLYRECNLHSVADKYGAIAAHHRKSEEEDTGFSFLNCSITGSRGGKIYLGRAWGNYSRAVYSYCDIDNIIDPSGWSDWNHPWRQRTAVFGEYECRGKGADRKNRVSWSKSLAHVEAMPFLDTNFIGGNEWLRL